The Glycine soja cultivar W05 chromosome 19, ASM419377v2, whole genome shotgun sequence genomic sequence ACCTATCTAGCTaacctattattttaaaaatattaacaaacagaatatataaatcataaaatataaatatataaatgttatttaagaaaatcacTTACCAAGCAATTAGGAATTATGAactatggaagaaaaaaaactcagcAAAAGCAAAGCACCAACAGCAAGGAGAACACTCAGGAAATTCAAGAATGGAGAAAAGCAAAGGTAAGGTAGAAGAAAAGAAGTGTGAATCCAAGGTTTACGTTCAAGTTATTTTATAGAAGAAAAGCGTATACAATGGTCAAATCCTACTCTGCATCCCTAAACAATGCTATGCTGCATCCCTAAACAATGGAGAGCAGAAGCCTGCAAGCCTGAAAAGCTGAACTTCACGTGAAGCATGGCTGCCTCGCCAGCACCCTGGGCGAGTTCCACGAGACCTATCCCGCCATAAGGGGTAGCGGTACCAGCTGGGTGTGTCGCCATTCCCATTGGCGACACCCTCCTCTCTCCCTCCTACGTGGCCTATATCGCCACTACCAGTGACGATACACCCCTTTCTCCAGCTTTGCCGCCAGTGGCAATGGCGGGTTCAGCCATGCCGCCAGTGGCAATGGCGGTTTCCCCTTAGAAACAAACCCCCTCCGTTATTTCTTTTGAAACAGACCCCATCccgtaaatagtttttaaaatgagCCCCCTTACGTAAATTTGCCCATTGATATGCATCCAATAACTACTATTATCACAACCTTTTCCACCAACGTTCCCACAACTAACATCACCATCACTATGGGAGTGGCACTAATGGACTAGTGACGATAATTAGGGAAGATAGTAGTGGTAGTAGTGGTGATGAGAAAAAGTATGACTAGAATAGAGTTGAACTAAATTAAGTTTGACTCGTCTCAATAAGAATTGATTTATCTCAAAGCTTGATTTaaatatgaactttttttttcttttcatctgactcattcaaacttataaatAAACTCAATTGAACttgttagttttattaattttaaaattataatcactttaaatcttttattatttattttataaaaaattaaaattatatgaaattaattacaaaataattatatataggaTATATCTTATaagatgaaatattttatttaagagtaagaaaattaaatttcgataacataattaaacataaacggtcaaaatttaatattaaaaaatcagatgacatttttaaaaagaagTGAGATCTTTTATATATACCCTTAATATAGTTATCATtgtctcaattttttatttactctcatatttatcaaaatttaaaaagaaaaaaaaaacctcataGATAGGAAAAAGTTTAGGCGACCTTTACttgtttttgtactttttaGTTGCAAAACTGTCACCTTATATTCTTAATAACTATatattaagacaaaaaaattataattaaaaaatgaaaataaaaaataaagaaagaaaacaaaagtacaagtaaatctttatttttcatattattaactCAATGTATAAtgcatttggattttttttttttgaagaaattgaaaaacggattGTTCAAAGACAGAAATAGAAGTCATAGATTATGAAGCACGCAACACTTTTTTTCTGTCGCATTGCGTCAtccttttaaaaatcaattttcttaaaagtgtaataaaaagaaacaaatcatTTGGTATTTGTTCCATCATTAGTTTTCCACTTATTAAATGCAGATATTTTATTCATACAatagttttatataatttctttatcaataaaaaaataaagaactagatgataaaataaatgatgtaataaacaaaataagaaagagagtcttgtataaattttgtataatttagttttaaatttattacattagtgcatcattaaattatttgagaatttttaattaggtatgtaaactaaaaaaaatataatttaatcgttgattttaggcaatttttataATTGGATCACTTGAGTTATTCATCTATCCTAGACTTATTTTTTCGATAGTTTCACGTCcggataaattaattataagaattcaattataaaaatggttgaaaatgaattattcaaatatagttttttttttaatttaaggacttattaaaagaaattaaaaagttcTGAGAAATACTGATATATTGAAcctcaatttttataaatacaacattttttagagttattacattattatttataaaaaaaaaagttatataagaGTATATAAAGTTTTACACACTCATTCAATCACAATGTATAtgtataatatgttttttaacttttaaaataattattttaatgcaattcaaaaaataatttataattggatAGTGTATAttcattcagaaaaaaaaagattatgcactaatattataaacaaaattatacaattatttaatcataaatttttatacatgataatttttttactttaaaaataattatcataaaataattttaaatagtaatttataattaaatgataagatAAAACGATTTTATTTTACATGTGAGTACATTAATATTAAACTCATTCATTAAActcttatttatataatattcggtattatatttttttatattattctatttctttaatcattatctattattttatctaataCTTCTCTCtcctttattgtttttttgtctttaataattttttatatataaaaaatgtacaaacatAATTTctcgttttttttcttcttctaaaggTTCTTAACCACCGGCTCTGGCTGTGCTGAATTGAATCAGTCTATGGTTTTCATCTCTCTGCCACCCTCTCCAACAAAACCAACCTTTGAATCTTTCTTCATCAAACCACTCATCATCATTTCCATTTCCAAAATCCCAATCTTTGAACCCCAAATGCCACATTATTCTTTGTCTCATCATATCCCTTTTCTCTTGCGCCATTGGACCATTGAAAATCAAAAACCTTGCAAACTTTGATTTCATTACATACATATTTGATCACAATTCAAACCTTCTTACCGccatcctttttttcttttttgaaaaccaAGACTTGTTATATTGCAGTCTTTGGTTGGTATTGATTATTGATTAATCTAAATTGACTTCAATATTTTGCTACCAACTTTTTGAACCTTTTTAATCCAAAAACACATACCCTATGTGGTGAACTTCCCAATTTTTTAGAATCCTGGTGtgagtggttttttttttaacttttaattatttgctCTAGTTTTTATTATCACAAAAGggttgaattgaattgaatgaaATGGTTGTTGAGATTTGCTCAGAAAATTGTGGGGTGTCAATGAGTCCAAGGATTTCATTCTCTCATGACTTCTCCCAATCAGATGTCATCCCAGTTGAGAAGCACCCTTTGAGATCAAACTCATCTGGCTTGAACTCAAGcattgattttgatttctgTGTTCATGAAAGCTTAGAGCTTGAGTCCTCTTCAGCAGATGAGCTTTTCTCACATGGGGTTCTCCTTCCCACACAAATCAAGAACAAtaacatcaacaacaatgctATTTTGAAGCCAAAAAGCCAACtagcaccgccaccacctcaacCTCAACCTCAATTACCACCTCCCCCAAAAGCTATTTGTGACAATGCTTCTTCCACCACCAGAAAAAGCTCAAAGAAAGAGAGTCACAAAGTTGGCAAGGAGTTGAATGATGAAGTGGATGAGAAGCAAAGTTCCAAGTCATTTTGGAGGTTCAAGAGAAGTAGTAGTTGTGGAAGTGGATATGGGAGTAGCTTGTGTCCTTTGCCACTTTTATCTAGAAGCAACTCAACTGGGTCTTCACCAAGTGTTAAAAGGATACCACTTTCAAAAGAGGTTAAGCAAAATTCTCAGAAACGTTCTTCTTCCAGCACAAGGTTTTCTCAGTCTCACCACTTGGCTTCACACAATCATCAAAAGCCTCCATTAAAGAGGAGTCATGGGTCTTATGCTAATAATGGTGTTAGAGTTAGTCCTGTTCTCAATGTTCCTTCTGCAAACCTTTTTGGTTTAGGCTCAATCTTCTCCAACAATAGAGATAAGAGCAAGAAGTAATTTTACTctaaagaaagcaaaaaaaatgttcaattcTAATTTACAGTTTTACTAATTTGCAAATGAGAGGGGTCTACCTTTTTATGTGTACTTCCCAGGTTTACCATCATGTGATTAGGAAAATTTGGTGTAGAGTTTTGAAAAGGTAAATGAAATGGTTTGCATCAAGAAGACAAAGTGATAAAGAAaagatgtgtgtgtgtgtgtgagaatgGGATGGACAAGCAATGATGTAATGCAGGCACATGATTTGGGGGCACAAAATGTCAGGAAAATGTTGCTTTCATGCCTGTCCCTTCCTAGTGTttaatttctctctcttcttttgttctttgGTCACACGAAGTGTAGATACATTGATTTAACTTTGTGTCCCTCtcttacttttttcttcttctatttcttctGGTTTTCTCCACTTCTGTATGAATCTAagattaaatgaaaaaagttgTTGGTGCAGTTATAACTTGTAAGGATTATCTTCTGCTTTTGGTTGTTATTGTCCTGTAtggattcatttttttcatacaaTGGTGACAATCAGAATTGAATTTATGATCTTATAAAAATCTACCACGCAATCCCTACTATTAGGCCGAATCCAGTGAATTATCCTGTATGGATTGATTAGTAacaataaaaatgttttcagaaataaatatttgaagtcTAACAAACATAGAGAGCCAATTGaacattaatattaaaaagCACATTAGATCATTGTTTTAAATACATTAATGGAATGAAGGGTGTTcttttttgttgatttgtttTGCCCCCTCTTTGCATAGTGGTTGCTGTTTGTTCTGGTGATCAACTTGAAGGTGACATGACTATGATTATGATCAGTGGCCCCTGGCATTTCCAGAGCCATCTCCTTCTCTTCAATGTTTGCCAACCAGGTACTGTGTCTGAAATGATTGATTTTTGACTACCTCTTTTTGGTTGCATTTTTTGCCACTTTGCAAATTAATCAATGATAAAGTCAGGGACTAGTGGTGAAAATTAAAGTTGAAATTGATGTCTCAAGGTCTCTGAAAAGATAAGCGAGTATGGACATGATCTTAGCCTCTTAGGTGAACTTCAAATATTGAAAAGCTTTCCAACTttagtttataatatttgtgtatctaacacaattttttatttgatgagtCTTGTTTTGGTTTACATTATTCTTAGTGTTGGTAATGCTCGTGGCATGTGCATAGTTATTAACGAAtgattaacaagaaaaaaaaaatacatttttttatattaaaagatgAATAGTTGAAATTATCATAAGACAGATGCAtgcataataaattatgatgttAAAATTTCAACCACCACAACTAGCACTTCATGTTTTACTTTCTAAAAGTGCACCTAGTAACTTAAAAGAAACTACAGGAAATTGTTTAGCTTTGGGGCTAGCTACCAAGTGAATTGGACCATAACCATCACAATTAGCACTAGTACTGTCGCAAGTAGTTTTCAACTTTATTCAAAAGCCAATCTATAAGGTTTCAATCTCTAGTTCCCATAGAAATAAGGGGATACACATCAATCTAAGTTGTTAGAAAACGAAATTACATCTTGGTAAACGAAGAAGACTATAAAGAAACCTCTCTTTTCGGTTCTAAAGGATGTAACACCAAGATAAAAACAAGGCAATTCAAATGAACGtgtgaaaaatatgactttGGCTAGGTAAATTAATATGGAATCGCAACATTACTAATAGTACCCAGAAAATTACTAATAGAAAAAGTTGTGTTATTATTGTATTCCTATACTTCCATTTTAAATATTCATAGAATAGAGGAATTGGACTGTTAATTCCAAACTTGTGAATGATATTGAAGGAGTTATAATATTGATTTGGTGGTTGAAGAAAGTAATCGTAAGTTGGAATTTCTCTTATTATTGAccgataaaagtaaataaaaatatgaatgatgTTGCTTGAGTTTCCATGTTAATGCATGCTCATCCAACAAGATGCATTGAAATTTCATTGGTTGCAAAATGGAATGAAACTTTAAGTCAAAGATACTAGTTCGTCAAAATTGCCCACTGTGAATACTAGCTAGCTCCGTGGACAATCTCAATTTTTTATGCAATGAGCCCATCCTCTCTtcgcaatttttattttttgttttaaaaatattgaaaataattaccaATATAAAATGttactaattttaaaagatgACTGTACCATAGAAGGAAACTGGCTATTCGCTAGTGTTGTTAGCCACACAGACacaatatctatatatataagaggACCACTAGCtagtaagaattaaaattaactaattttagcCACACAAATGCAACTATTATACATAAATGGTTgagattaattttattgatggaaaatattttcagttCGTACTTTCCCTATAGGTTATATACATACATGTACATAACGAGAGATCAAATTTGTTGTGCTTGAAAAATTATGAGTCTATCatagttgtgataaaacaagaacATGGTTTgtttacatatttatatatggaTAAAGTTTTAGCAATTGAGTCAATATTTTTACATGATCAGCTATTAGCTGACTCAGCACTTTCAAAAATTTGCTTGACGGGGTCACCTGCGTATTGTAGTTCAAAggttttactgttttttttaaaccaaaaataaaaaaaatactgtaattaattttctatatattGCACTCTTATTAAAATATTCGATAATTTTCATTCGACACTTATTAAATGATATGGATTTTACTAGGATTATTGAGTCCTcggtcaaaaaaaaaaaggtcaattGAGTCCCGTTTCTTGTTTTACAAATAtcacataaattattaaagaaagtgttattaacattatttttttattgttttagacTTTTAGTCATACATTTCTTTCATCATAagtattgtttttaaattaatttcaatcaagactatattattttctgaaaaaccaATTTGATACATTTAATTAGTTCGTTCATATATGTTATcagaaaaaacaaaatgcaaatggaagaagaaaataaaagaatcaaatgGAAGTTTAAAGGGTGATTGCTAATTTTATACTTGTACTTTGAGTTACACATTATTTTGTTGTAATTACAAatactttattttgtttatactctgttttttcttccaattttttcacctctcttctatttttctccAATATTCTAAAAAACATAATCTAAAATTCATCATCACAATTTGATCCCTAAGTTTGGTCCCAATTTGATCCCTTAGTTTATTAAAAATGCTCTATTAGATTTCTTAGtttttttagtatataattaggtcttttatttttaaattttatccaaCTAAGGGATCTAATTGAATGctttaaataaactaatattaagccttctattttcttcccctCTATCCAAACCACACATGGTTGAAAGTGAAACTCTGTGGTCCTCGTTCTTCAACTAGAGAGGCCTTTTTACACGCTATATTAAATAACAGTCGAAGCTATAAGTCAATAgtgtcataccaagatatgaaTCATCCAAGATTCCAAGTCAAATgtcaaaagaaaggaaaattaatttaaggaaTACACCGAATACGTATTCATAGTCAAATAATGTCCCCACTTTCTTCCcaaagtattaattatttaccAGTGAACAAGTTAACGATATActagctagttttttttttttttttttgaaaaaatagaaaagagtaaattaaattatatttgcttCTTTCTCGaaattatacataatttttatgcTTTATGTTATCATGTTAATGGAATGAAATATTCCCTAGATTTATCAATGATTAAtctccataaaaaaaattgatgtatcatcttttagtgaaattttttcttctaattatattttttttcatttataatattttgaattcgacaccttatttataatatttttgctttattaacatttatagtagtcTTTCTTGGTACACcgtataacttttttaaacaataagaatttttttacagAACAATAAaggaattaatataatatataaattttaaatataagtataagattatttaaataattaaggagTTAATGTAATTAATAAGAAGTGgtcagttaattattttttaaataattaagtgaGTTAATATAAGAGtagaaaaatgagaaatatcaaagaagaaaaattgacaAAACCATGAGATTTtagtagatttttttaaaaaaaaattataaaaataaaaaggaaattaatcatgataattttttttaatcatgttatTGATACCAAGTTGTTTCCGTAAAAAAAGTGATAAATCTTTATCAGGAACTTTAAgccatataaaataaatatttttttcctaatataatttatttcatactcAAAAGATGAATcataattcaaattataaatcattttgttaAGGAATATAAgatcatttatttaaatcattatcaCTGATTAAACATATGGTAGTTGAAGCAGGCTGATTTTGCTTGCCAATACCTCCAATCTTTTATTATGATAGTAGTAGCATATATGTGATGTCATGGACGTTAATATTGTAGTAGAATTATTGGTCAACCACGTGGGTTCTCTGGTATGTCTATGTACTTTATATGGTGCGATAGGGATTTGGAGGGAAAACTCTTCCAATTGGGGGCACCTTGACCttagaaacaaacacaaacaaacgCGTAGGACATGGATGGCCAACCCTGCAACCTATCAAAATCCAATTTCTTGAACAAAACAGCCCACTGGTTTGTTTAACCTGCTCGATCTATGAGCATGagttgtttttggtttgtgcatgTGCCAAGTGCCAAAACATGAGACACATgttcatatattttaatgtttgcCCTGCCTTTCTAATCTGGTTTTATGGATCTACTTAATGAAGAATTAAAGTACTTGAGAAAaatcttgaaagaaaaaaatacttgagAAAAATCTAATGAGTACAGTTTAGTACACAACACATATATACGTTCAGTTTGTGGGaggaaaaatctaaattgatcaATCTCATGCGAAATATACATTCAAGAAGGGATGGGAAATTTTAAGTGTCACTAAATTCAGATAGAGAATTAATCTCATCATAACTGATTCAAAAGACTGAAAATTTGTATGAGATTGAAATTTTTTCTGAGATCCAATCATTGGGTCGTCAAGAACTGATGgttaaaaaacaaatacttgCCAAAAAAGTAGTGAAATATTTCAACCACTTTTTTTTACCTATTTAGTAGTTTTTTTAATCTCACCTATTtaatagttattatatatacatatattcatTCTATTACGAAATTTTccgtttttttttaactaatatgaAGATACTTATTAACATCACTTTATGTTAGCTTTTTTTATCACCGTCGAAGAAAATTTATGtgtattcatttaatttaaaatgtgaCATTAtagactaaaaagttattgtattttatcaaaataaataatttcattataaaaaaataaattatttgtatgctttaaatacaaatataagaTTTTGCATATTTTGAACCCCATTAGGCTC encodes the following:
- the LOC114399289 gene encoding uncharacterized protein LOC114399289 — encoded protein: MVVEICSENCGVSMSPRISFSHDFSQSDVIPVEKHPLRSNSSGLNSSIDFDFCVHESLELESSSADELFSHGVLLPTQIKNNNINNNAILKPKSQLAPPPPQPQPQLPPPPKAICDNASSTTRKSSKKESHKVGKELNDEVDEKQSSKSFWRFKRSSSCGSGYGSSLCPLPLLSRSNSTGSSPSVKRIPLSKEVKQNSQKRSSSSTRFSQSHHLASHNHQKPPLKRSHGSYANNGVRVSPVLNVPSANLFGLGSIFSNNRDKSKK